A genome region from Dioscorea cayenensis subsp. rotundata cultivar TDr96_F1 unplaced genomic scaffold, TDr96_F1_v2_PseudoChromosome.rev07_lg8_w22 25.fasta BLBR01000275.1, whole genome shotgun sequence includes the following:
- the LOC120253989 gene encoding ferritin-3, chloroplastic-like, translated as MATDSRTLSGVVFEPFEELKGEGSHRVPMSSQESLARQLYSDDCEIAINEQINVEYNVSYVYHALYAYFDRDNVALKGLAKFFKESSEEEREQAEMLMEYQNKRGGRVKLNSIILPHSEFDHPEKGDALYAMELALSLEKVTNEKLLHLHSVACNNNDPQMQEFVESEFLGEQVEAIKKISDYVSQLRRVGKGHGVWHFDQMLLHDRRRRTSCCIKA; from the exons ATGGCGACTGATAGCCGGACTCTCTCGGGTGTCGTCTTTGAGCCTTTTGAGGAGCTCAAGGGTGAGGGATCTCATCGCGTGCCCATGTCTTCTCAAGAGTCACTCGCCCGCCAGCTCTACTCCGATGACTGCGAAATCGCGATCAATGAGCAAATCAA TGTGGAATACAATGTTTCATATGTTTACCATGCGTTGTATGCATACTTCGATCGTGATAACGTCGCCCTTAAAGGCCTTGCCAA GTTTTTCAAAGAGTCTAGTGAGGAAGAGAGGGAACAGGCAGAGATGCTGATGGAATACCAG AACAAACGTGGGGGAAGGGTGAAGCTGAATTCAATTATATTGCCACACTCTGAATTTGACCACCCTGAGAAAGGAGATGCGCTGTATG CCATGGAACTGGCATTATCTCTGGAGAAAGTGACTAATGAGAAGCTTCTCCATCTGCATAGT GTGGCATGCAACAATAATGATCCTCAAATGCAAGAATTTGTGGAGAGTGAGTTTCTCGGTGAACAG GTGGAAGCCATAAAGAAAATCTCTGATTACGTCTCACAACTGAGAAGGGTGGGCAAAGGGCATG GAGTTTGGCATTTTGATCAGATGCTTCTCCatgatagaagaagaagaacaagctgTTGCATAAAAGCTA